The following proteins are encoded in a genomic region of Micromonospora olivasterospora:
- the pyk gene encoding pyruvate kinase, with amino-acid sequence MGVTRRAKIVCTLGPATSSPERIRGLVEAGMNVARLNFSHGSHADHEAVYRLVREAADATGHPVAVLADLQGPKIRLGRFADGPHEWRTGDSVVITGDDVVGTRDRVSCTYRRLPREVKAGDRLLIDDGRVAVEVSEVVGNDIRCLVTEGGPVSNNKGVSLPNVAVSVPALSDKDAEDLRFALGLGVDLIALSFVRSAEDIKLVHAIMSEVGVHRPVLAKVEKPEAVDHLEAIVLAFDGVMVARGDLGVELPLDQVPLVQKRAVQLCRENAKPVIVATQMLDSMIENSRPTRAEASDVANAVLDGADAVMLSGETSVGKYPVLTVSTMAKIVHTTESGSIAVPRLQHDPRTHGGALTVAASSIARAIGAKAMVAFSQTGDTVRRLSRLQCDLPLLAFTPVPEVRNQLALCWGVETFLMPFVEHTDDMFRQVDQALLGLNRANPGDYVVIVAGSPPGTPGSTNTLRVHQLGSLVDAASARALQ; translated from the coding sequence ATGGGCGTGACACGCCGCGCGAAGATCGTCTGCACCCTGGGCCCCGCCACCTCGTCCCCGGAGCGGATCCGGGGCCTTGTCGAGGCGGGCATGAACGTGGCGAGACTCAATTTCAGCCACGGCAGCCACGCCGACCACGAGGCGGTCTACCGGCTCGTCCGGGAGGCCGCCGACGCCACCGGTCACCCCGTGGCCGTCCTCGCCGACCTCCAGGGCCCGAAGATCCGGCTCGGCCGGTTCGCCGACGGCCCGCACGAGTGGCGCACCGGCGACTCGGTGGTGATCACCGGCGACGACGTCGTCGGCACCCGGGACCGGGTCTCCTGCACCTACCGGAGGCTGCCGCGCGAGGTCAAGGCCGGCGACCGGCTGCTGATCGACGACGGCCGGGTGGCCGTCGAGGTCAGCGAGGTGGTCGGCAACGACATCCGCTGCCTGGTGACCGAGGGTGGGCCGGTCTCCAACAACAAGGGCGTCTCGCTGCCCAACGTGGCGGTCAGCGTTCCGGCCCTGTCGGACAAGGACGCCGAGGACCTGCGCTTCGCCCTCGGTCTCGGGGTCGATCTGATCGCGCTGTCGTTCGTCCGCTCGGCGGAGGACATCAAGCTGGTCCACGCGATCATGTCCGAGGTCGGGGTGCACCGGCCGGTGCTCGCGAAGGTGGAGAAGCCCGAGGCGGTCGACCACCTGGAGGCGATCGTCCTGGCCTTCGACGGCGTCATGGTCGCCCGCGGCGACCTGGGCGTCGAGCTCCCGCTGGACCAGGTCCCCCTGGTGCAGAAGCGCGCCGTGCAACTGTGCCGGGAGAACGCCAAGCCGGTCATCGTCGCCACCCAGATGCTCGACTCCATGATCGAGAATTCACGGCCCACCCGCGCCGAGGCCTCCGACGTGGCCAACGCGGTGCTCGACGGCGCGGACGCGGTGATGCTCTCCGGCGAGACCAGCGTCGGCAAGTACCCGGTGCTCACCGTCAGCACCATGGCCAAGATCGTCCACACCACCGAGTCCGGCTCCATCGCCGTGCCCCGGCTGCAGCACGACCCGCGTACGCACGGCGGGGCGCTCACCGTCGCCGCCTCGTCGATCGCCCGGGCCATCGGCGCCAAGGCCATGGTGGCGTTCTCGCAGACCGGCGACACCGTGCGCCGGCTCAGCCGGCTGCAGTGCGACCTGCCGCTGCTGGCGTTCACCCCGGTGCCCGAGGTGCGCAACCAGCTCGCCCTCTGCTGGGGCGTGGAGACGTTCCTGATGCCGTTCGTCGAGCACACCGACGACATGTTCCGCCAGGTCGACCAGGCGCTGCTCGGCCTCAACCGGGCCAACCCCGGCGACTACGTGGTGATCGTCGCCGGCAGCCCGCCCGGCACCCCCGGCTCCACCAACACCCTGCGGGTGCACCAGCTCGGCTCGCTGGTCGACGCCGCGTCCGCCCGGGCGTTGCAGTGA